The Osmia lignaria lignaria isolate PbOS001 chromosome 14, iyOsmLign1, whole genome shotgun sequence genome has a window encoding:
- the LOC117607453 gene encoding uncharacterized protein LOC117607453, whose amino-acid sequence MLHKGRLGGMLNWIDESKTVMVPVSSTVIPLPVYKVEYGLGFISKDKKAQSSFKPEGGLKLITIKKNQEKKT is encoded by the exons ATGTTGCATAAAGGAAGACTGGGTGGTATGCTTAATTGGATCGACGAGTCTAAAACTG TGATGGTACCAGTTTCATCCACGGTAATTCCTCTGCCGGTGTACAAAGTGGAATACGGTTTGGGATTCATATCGAAAGACAAGAAGGCCCAGTCGTCGTTCAAGCCAGAGGGTGGACTAAAATTGATAACGA TTAAGAAGAACCAAGAGAAGAAAACGTAA